From Pelotomaculum schinkii, the proteins below share one genomic window:
- the lepA gene encoding translation elongation factor 4 translates to MEWEKDRIRNFCIIAHIDHGKSTLADRLLEYTGALSSREMTEQVLDKMDLERERGITIKMQAVRLKYKAGDGHEYQLNLIDTPGHVDFSYEVSRSLAACEGALLVVDAAQGIEAQTLANVYLALEHNLEIITVINKIDLPSAEPERVKQEIEDIIGLDTSEAIMASAKSGIGIEEILEQIVTKIPPPGGQEQAPLRALIFDSHYDPYKGVIAYVRVVDGTVANGTQVKMVATGKEFEVNEVGIFRPAPVSIGELRSGEVGFIAASIKNVKDCQVGDTVTDAKRPAPVSLPGYRKVTPMVYCGLYPVDTVDYENLRDALEKLRLNDASLIYEPETSEALGFGFRCGFLGLLHMEIVQERLEREYNLSLITTAPNVVYRVTTTADTVVEIENPSKLPPIGNIVFIEEPFVRALIMAPKDYVGPVMELCQERRGIFVNMEYISISRVMLTYDLPLSEIIYDFFDQLKSRSRGYASLDYELAGYKQSDLVKLDIMIAGEVLDALSIIVHRDKAYHRGRSFVEKLRGLIPRQLFEIPIQASIGSRIIARETVKAVRKDVLAKCYGGDITRKRKLLEKQKEGKKRMKQVGSVEIPQEAFMAVLSVGDK, encoded by the coding sequence ATGGAGTGGGAGAAGGATAGAATCCGTAATTTTTGTATTATTGCTCATATCGACCATGGCAAATCAACCCTGGCGGACAGGCTTCTGGAGTATACCGGCGCCTTGAGCAGCCGTGAAATGACCGAGCAAGTGCTGGACAAGATGGACCTGGAGCGCGAGCGTGGCATTACGATTAAAATGCAGGCCGTACGCCTTAAATACAAGGCCGGAGATGGTCATGAATATCAACTGAACCTGATTGACACTCCGGGCCATGTAGATTTCTCATACGAGGTGTCGCGCAGTCTGGCTGCCTGCGAGGGAGCGCTGCTGGTAGTTGACGCCGCCCAGGGGATAGAAGCGCAGACTTTGGCCAACGTCTACCTGGCGCTTGAGCACAACCTCGAAATAATAACAGTAATCAATAAAATCGACTTACCCAGCGCCGAGCCGGAAAGGGTCAAACAGGAAATTGAGGACATCATCGGCCTGGACACCTCGGAGGCCATCATGGCTTCGGCCAAAAGCGGTATCGGAATTGAAGAAATCCTGGAACAGATTGTGACCAAGATCCCGCCGCCCGGTGGTCAGGAGCAGGCGCCCTTGCGGGCGCTTATCTTTGATTCGCACTATGACCCCTATAAGGGCGTCATAGCCTATGTGAGAGTTGTTGACGGTACGGTTGCAAACGGGACGCAGGTTAAGATGGTAGCCACCGGCAAGGAATTTGAGGTCAACGAGGTCGGTATATTTAGGCCGGCGCCTGTCTCCATTGGTGAGTTGCGTTCGGGCGAAGTTGGTTTTATCGCCGCAAGCATTAAAAACGTCAAGGACTGCCAGGTGGGAGACACTGTGACCGACGCTAAACGCCCGGCCCCGGTATCTTTACCGGGCTACCGCAAGGTTACACCCATGGTCTATTGCGGCCTCTATCCGGTTGATACCGTTGACTATGAAAATTTGAGAGATGCCCTGGAAAAACTCAGGCTTAACGATGCCTCTCTGATTTATGAACCCGAAACCTCGGAGGCGCTTGGTTTTGGCTTCCGTTGCGGTTTTCTGGGTTTACTGCACATGGAAATTGTGCAGGAGCGGCTCGAGCGTGAGTATAACTTAAGTCTAATTACAACGGCTCCCAACGTCGTGTACCGGGTGACCACCACGGCTGATACCGTGGTTGAAATAGAAAATCCCAGCAAGCTCCCGCCGATTGGCAATATTGTTTTTATTGAAGAGCCCTTTGTCAGGGCCTTAATCATGGCGCCTAAAGATTATGTCGGTCCGGTGATGGAACTGTGCCAGGAGCGACGCGGGATCTTTGTCAACATGGAATATATCAGCATCAGCCGGGTGATGCTTACCTACGATCTGCCGCTCAGCGAAATTATCTATGATTTTTTTGACCAGTTGAAGTCTCGCTCCAGGGGGTATGCTTCCCTTGACTACGAGTTGGCCGGCTATAAACAGTCTGATCTGGTCAAGCTTGATATTATGATTGCCGGGGAAGTCCTGGACGCTCTTTCGATTATCGTGCACCGGGACAAAGCCTATCACCGGGGGCGTAGCTTTGTTGAAAAACTGCGTGGTCTAATCCCCCGCCAGCTCTTTGAAATACCGATTCAGGCTTCAATCGGCAGCAGGATCATTGCCAGGGAGACGGTAAAGGCGGTACGTAAGGATGTGCTGGCCAAATGCTACGGTGGTGACATCACCCGCAAGCGTAAGCTGCTGGAAAAGCAAAAAGAAGGGAAAAAGCGGATGAAGCAGGTGGGCAGCGTAGAAATCCCGCAAGAAGCCTTCATGGCCGTCCTTAGCGTAGGTGATAAGTAA
- the hemW gene encoding radical SAM family heme chaperone HemW, with protein MAIGLYIHVPFCLKKCRYCDFISYPYSRTAAKDYLAALIREIQLYGSFLDEVEKEISSLFIGGGTPTCLPVGDLREILKYIRSIFRLTPDCEITVEANPGTIDAGGLYELRRTGVNRLSIGVQSLADGLLKTLGRVHNAAQAGAAVRLARQAGFDNINIDLIYGIPGQTLAVWQETLDRTVAFEPEHVAAYGLQLEEGTPLERSVAIGDMRACPEELELSMYHTAIISLKKSGYHHYEISNFARPGRECVHNLVYWLNRPYLGLGPAAHSCFRGERFANEREPEKYRSRLRRGELRVADRETLTVETEMSETMFLGLRLLQGVSLAAFRQRFGRRLEDVYRSEIKRLTKDGLTEIDGDYFRLTERGLPLANRVFLEFV; from the coding sequence ATGGCAATAGGTCTGTATATTCATGTGCCTTTTTGCCTTAAAAAGTGCCGTTACTGCGATTTCATCTCTTACCCCTACAGCCGGACAGCGGCAAAGGACTACTTGGCAGCGCTGATCAGAGAAATCCAGCTATACGGATCTTTCCTGGACGAAGTTGAGAAAGAAATATCCAGCCTTTTTATCGGGGGTGGCACGCCCACCTGCTTGCCCGTGGGAGACCTGAGGGAGATTCTTAAATATATAAGGTCAATTTTTCGCCTGACACCGGATTGTGAGATTACGGTTGAGGCCAATCCGGGTACTATTGATGCCGGAGGTCTTTACGAATTAAGGCGGACAGGGGTAAACCGCCTCAGTATCGGGGTGCAGTCCCTGGCAGACGGTTTACTAAAGACGCTTGGCCGTGTCCACAACGCCGCGCAGGCGGGCGCCGCGGTGCGGCTGGCCAGGCAGGCCGGTTTTGACAACATTAATATCGATTTGATTTACGGTATACCGGGCCAGACCCTCGCGGTTTGGCAGGAAACGCTCGACCGGACAGTAGCTTTTGAACCGGAGCATGTTGCAGCTTACGGCTTGCAACTGGAGGAGGGAACTCCTCTGGAGCGTTCAGTTGCCATTGGTGATATGAGGGCTTGTCCGGAAGAACTGGAACTATCCATGTACCACACCGCCATAATTTCACTAAAAAAGAGCGGTTATCATCACTACGAAATCTCCAATTTTGCCAGGCCCGGGCGCGAGTGTGTTCACAACCTGGTTTACTGGCTAAACCGGCCCTACCTGGGGCTGGGACCGGCTGCCCACTCCTGCTTCCGGGGGGAACGTTTTGCCAACGAACGCGAGCCGGAAAAGTACCGGTCCAGGCTCCGGCGGGGAGAACTCAGGGTTGCCGACAGGGAAACCCTTACCGTGGAAACTGAAATGTCGGAGACCATGTTCCTGGGTTTGAGGCTTTTGCAGGGGGTTAGCCTGGCGGCCTTCCGGCAGCGTTTTGGCCGGCGCTTGGAGGATGTCTACCGGTCTGAAATTAAGAGGCTTACAAAGGACGGGCTTACTGAGATTGACGGGGATTATTTCAGGCTGACCGAAAGGGGGCTTCCCCTGGCCAACCGGGTATTCCTGGAATTTGTGTGA